A single region of the Lactobacillus isalae genome encodes:
- the mutS gene encoding DNA mismatch repair protein MutS, with protein sequence MAKKDTTPMMKQYYEIKEQYPDAFLFYRVGDFYELFEDDAIKGAQILELTLTHRSNKTKNPIPMAGVPHLAVDTYVNTLVEKGYKVALCEQLEDPKKAKGMVKRGIIQLITPGTMMQERPDQAKDSNYLTSVISTNSGFGLAYSDLSTGETFSTHLADFEGVANELLSLQTREVVYNGHLTDVNKDFLKKANITVSEPVEVEGEHAEISYVAQNLTDDAEIKATKQLVAYLLSTQKRSLAHLQVAQSYEPTQYLQMSHTVQTNLELIKSAKTSKKMGSLFWLLDKTSTAMGGRLLKSWIERPLLSVSEINRRQEMVQALLDDYFTREKVIDSLKGVYDLERLTGRIAFGSVNAREMLQLAHSLGAIPDILESLLQTNNPHLQNFAKQIDPLKGIHDLIINTIVDNPPLQTTEGGLIREGVSDQLDRYRDAMNNGKKWLSEMESHEREVTGINNLKVGYNKVFGYYIEVTNSNKDKVPTDRYTRKQTLTNAERYITPDLKEHESLILEAEAKSTGLEYDLFVKLREDVKKYIPALQKLAKQVASLDVLTNFATVSEQNNYVRPSFAVDKQEINVVNGRHPVVEQVMTAGSYIPNDVKMDQDTDIFLITGPNMSGKSTYMRQMALIAIMAQIGCFVPADSATLPIFDQIFTRIGAADDLISGQSTFMVEMSEANDALQHATKRSLVLFDEIGRGTATYDGMALAGAIVKYLHDKVGAKTLFATHYHELTDLDQTLNHLKNIHVGATEENGKLIFLHKILPGPADQSYGIHVAQLAGLPHKVLREATTMLKRLEQQGAGELQPASEQLDLFTAEKASAPAISDDEKDVLDDIQNVYLADKTPLQVMELVAQWQQELKDKD encoded by the coding sequence ATGGCAAAAAAAGATACGACACCAATGATGAAGCAATACTACGAGATTAAGGAACAATATCCCGATGCGTTTTTGTTTTATCGTGTGGGCGATTTCTATGAATTATTTGAAGATGATGCAATCAAAGGTGCACAAATTCTGGAATTAACCCTAACTCATCGTTCAAACAAAACTAAAAATCCAATTCCAATGGCAGGTGTGCCTCATTTAGCTGTGGATACTTACGTTAATACTTTAGTAGAAAAGGGATATAAAGTAGCGCTTTGTGAACAACTTGAAGACCCAAAGAAAGCTAAAGGGATGGTTAAGCGCGGAATTATTCAGTTAATTACGCCAGGTACCATGATGCAAGAGCGACCTGATCAGGCAAAAGATAGTAACTATTTAACTTCTGTTATCTCCACAAATTCTGGCTTTGGTTTAGCTTATAGTGACTTATCCACTGGGGAAACTTTTTCCACACACTTAGCTGACTTTGAAGGTGTCGCAAACGAATTATTATCCCTCCAAACAAGAGAAGTTGTATATAACGGGCATCTAACTGACGTAAACAAGGACTTTTTAAAGAAGGCTAATATTACTGTTTCTGAACCGGTTGAAGTAGAAGGTGAACATGCAGAAATTTCTTATGTAGCGCAAAACTTAACTGATGACGCAGAAATTAAGGCAACTAAGCAATTAGTAGCCTACTTACTTTCAACGCAAAAGCGCAGCTTAGCCCACTTACAAGTTGCACAAAGCTATGAACCTACGCAATACTTGCAGATGTCTCATACTGTGCAAACAAATTTAGAGTTGATTAAGTCAGCTAAGACTTCTAAGAAGATGGGCTCTTTATTCTGGCTCTTAGATAAAACAAGTACGGCAATGGGAGGCAGATTACTTAAGTCTTGGATTGAACGTCCGCTTTTATCAGTTAGCGAAATTAATCGCCGACAAGAAATGGTTCAAGCGCTTCTTGATGATTATTTCACACGTGAAAAAGTTATCGACAGCTTAAAGGGTGTGTATGATTTAGAAAGATTAACTGGACGAATTGCGTTTGGCTCAGTTAATGCAAGGGAAATGTTGCAATTAGCTCATTCTTTAGGTGCAATTCCGGATATTTTGGAATCTCTGCTTCAAACAAATAATCCACATTTGCAAAACTTTGCTAAGCAAATTGACCCATTAAAGGGAATTCATGATTTGATTATCAACACAATTGTGGATAATCCTCCTCTTCAAACCACAGAAGGTGGCTTAATTAGAGAAGGTGTTTCAGATCAATTGGATCGCTATCGGGATGCCATGAATAACGGTAAAAAATGGCTATCGGAAATGGAAAGTCATGAGCGTGAAGTAACTGGAATTAACAATTTAAAGGTTGGATACAATAAGGTCTTTGGCTACTATATTGAAGTTACGAATTCTAATAAAGATAAAGTGCCAACTGATCGCTACACTAGAAAGCAAACATTAACTAATGCAGAGCGTTATATCACGCCTGACTTAAAGGAACATGAATCATTAATTTTAGAAGCTGAAGCTAAGTCGACTGGTTTAGAATATGACTTATTTGTAAAGCTAAGAGAAGATGTTAAAAAGTATATTCCTGCCTTACAAAAATTGGCTAAGCAAGTTGCTAGTTTAGATGTTTTAACAAATTTTGCGACAGTTAGTGAACAAAATAATTATGTCCGTCCAAGCTTTGCAGTTGATAAACAGGAAATTAATGTGGTTAATGGTCGCCATCCTGTTGTTGAACAAGTTATGACTGCCGGTAGCTATATTCCAAATGATGTAAAGATGGATCAAGATACTGATATTTTCTTGATTACCGGTCCAAACATGTCTGGTAAGTCTACTTATATGCGTCAAATGGCTTTGATTGCAATCATGGCGCAAATTGGTTGTTTTGTGCCAGCAGATAGTGCAACTTTACCAATTTTTGATCAAATCTTTACTCGAATTGGTGCAGCAGATGATTTGATTTCTGGTCAGAGTACTTTTATGGTAGAAATGAGTGAAGCCAATGATGCTTTGCAACATGCTACAAAACGTTCATTAGTTTTATTTGATGAAATTGGACGAGGCACTGCTACTTATGATGGAATGGCCTTAGCTGGAGCAATCGTAAAATATCTTCACGATAAAGTTGGTGCAAAGACGCTTTTTGCGACTCACTACCATGAATTAACTGACTTGGACCAAACATTGAATCACTTAAAGAACATTCACGTAGGAGCAACCGAAGAAAATGGTAAGTTGATTTTCTTGCACAAGATCCTGCCAGGTCCAGCTGATCAATCTTATGGTATCCACGTTGCTCAATTGGCAGGCTTACCCCATAAGGTTTTAAGGGAAGCAACCACGATGCTTAAGAGACTAGAACAGCAGGGAGCGGGAGAGTTACAGCCAGCTAGCGAACAGCTTGATCTCTTTACTGCTGAGAAAGCAAGTGCACCTGCAATTTCAGATGATGAAAAAGATGTCTTGGATGACATTCAAAATGTGTATCTTGCTGATAAAACTCCTTTGCAAGTTATGGAACTTGTAGCTCAGTGGCAGCAAGAGTTGAAAGATAAGGACTAA
- the mutL gene encoding DNA mismatch repair endonuclease MutL — MSKIHELSPELTNQIAAGEVIERPASVVKELCENSLDAGSSRIRIDFIDAGLKQITVQDNGSGIAKDQIDLAFTRHATSKIATERDLFNISTLGFRGEALASIAAVSHVEVTTSSDNLGGIRAIFAGSEKKLQEDAASPKGTKISVSDLFFNTPARLKYLRSERTEILKIVDIVNRLALGHPNVAFTLTNNGKILLKTNGRNDLRQDIANIYGRQLAEKMDVLKGSSPDFKITGLISDPNTTRSSRNFISLLLNGRYIKNYRLTQAIIAGYGSKLRPRRYPIAVVKIELDPLLVDVNVHPTKQEVRLSKEQELERLLTTSISEALEENSQIDSGLDNLLTPKKSTNIDQLKFNLNKDVVNTARPVEFTPQVEADKSAEVHETAATFVSLDKVRNDDKYVITPTWDENVNKQVQLSPFDEEKDIQGKDDSIISSGDEILANNLPELTYLGQTKSYLIARHDEDLYLIDQISAYRRLAYDQIFQDLNGENISQQGLLSPLILDFSNVDYLKLKENLENLQELGLFLEDFGQNSLILRTYPLWLQPDVEKNVRMILDLYLNQNGEDSIKLKSQIAGEITRRQSLRRMTLNPIEAQELLKNLRNSSDPYQDFEGKIIIVQLSENDLNKMFKKDE; from the coding sequence ATGAGTAAAATTCATGAACTTTCACCTGAACTAACTAACCAAATTGCTGCTGGTGAAGTTATTGAACGACCAGCTAGTGTTGTTAAAGAATTGTGTGAAAACTCCCTTGATGCCGGTAGTAGCAGGATTAGAATTGATTTTATTGATGCTGGTTTAAAGCAAATTACAGTTCAAGATAATGGGAGCGGAATTGCAAAAGATCAAATTGATTTAGCTTTTACTCGTCATGCAACAAGTAAGATTGCAACTGAGAGAGACTTGTTCAATATTTCTACCCTAGGATTTCGCGGAGAAGCTTTAGCGTCAATTGCGGCAGTTTCTCATGTTGAAGTAACTACAAGTAGCGATAATTTGGGCGGCATTCGCGCAATTTTTGCTGGAAGCGAGAAAAAATTGCAAGAGGATGCTGCTTCACCAAAGGGAACAAAGATTTCGGTTAGTGATCTATTTTTTAATACACCAGCTAGGCTCAAATATTTACGCTCTGAAAGAACTGAAATTTTAAAGATTGTTGATATTGTTAATCGACTTGCTTTAGGACATCCGAATGTTGCTTTTACTCTAACTAATAACGGTAAAATTTTATTAAAAACCAACGGACGTAATGACTTAAGACAAGATATCGCGAATATCTATGGTCGTCAGCTTGCTGAAAAAATGGACGTACTAAAGGGTAGCAGCCCTGATTTTAAGATCACGGGTTTGATTTCTGATCCTAATACTACACGTTCAAGTAGAAACTTTATTTCTTTATTATTGAATGGCCGTTATATAAAGAATTATCGTTTAACTCAAGCAATTATTGCTGGCTATGGTAGTAAGCTGAGACCGCGCCGCTACCCAATCGCTGTCGTAAAGATTGAACTTGATCCACTGTTAGTGGATGTCAATGTTCACCCGACTAAGCAAGAAGTGCGTTTGTCTAAAGAACAAGAATTAGAGCGTCTATTAACGACTAGCATTTCAGAAGCCTTAGAAGAAAATAGTCAGATTGATTCAGGTTTAGATAATTTATTAACGCCTAAAAAATCAACAAATATTGATCAATTAAAATTTAATTTAAATAAAGATGTCGTTAATACGGCTCGTCCAGTTGAATTTACACCACAAGTTGAAGCTGACAAAAGTGCAGAAGTTCATGAAACAGCTGCTACTTTTGTTAGTTTGGATAAGGTACGGAACGATGATAAATATGTAATTACCCCAACTTGGGATGAAAATGTTAATAAGCAAGTGCAACTGAGTCCATTTGATGAAGAAAAGGATATTCAAGGAAAAGATGATAGCATTATTTCTTCTGGCGATGAAATCTTAGCTAATAATCTTCCTGAATTAACTTACTTAGGACAAACAAAGTCTTATTTAATTGCTCGTCATGACGAAGATCTGTACCTAATTGATCAAATTTCAGCTTATAGACGACTAGCATATGATCAGATTTTTCAAGATTTAAATGGTGAAAACATTTCTCAACAAGGCTTGCTTAGTCCGTTAATTTTAGACTTTAGTAATGTAGACTATTTGAAATTAAAAGAAAATTTGGAAAATCTCCAAGAACTAGGACTATTTTTAGAAGATTTTGGTCAAAATAGTTTGATTTTAAGAACTTATCCACTTTGGCTTCAACCAGATGTAGAAAAGAATGTGCGGATGATTTTAGATTTATATCTAAATCAAAATGGAGAAGATTCTATCAAACTTAAATCCCAGATTGCCGGTGAAATAACAAGAAGACAAAGTTTAAGAAGAATGACGCTAAATCCAATTGAAGCTCAAGAATTATTGAAAAATTTGAGAAATAGTAGCGATCCATATCAGGATTTTGAGGGTAAAATTATCATTGTCCAATTGAGTGAGAATGATCTCAATAAAATGTTTAAAAAAGATGAGTAG
- the ruvA gene encoding Holliday junction branch migration protein RuvA, protein MFEYLKGIVAKIDPAYVVLDVNGVGYKILCPTPYSYQENQPATIFVEQVVRDTGITLYGFLSLEDKELFLKLLSVSGIGPKSAVAIMAAEDTDSLASAIQNGEVKYLTRFPGVGKKTASQIVLDLKGKLGNYVKKAVPSADLSPSLQDALLALVALGYTQKEVDRITPKLAKLPENTADGYVKEALSLLLKK, encoded by the coding sequence ATGTTTGAATATCTCAAAGGAATAGTAGCAAAAATCGATCCAGCTTATGTAGTTTTAGATGTAAATGGAGTTGGATATAAGATTCTTTGTCCCACTCCCTATAGTTACCAAGAAAATCAGCCAGCAACTATTTTTGTTGAACAAGTAGTCAGAGATACTGGAATTACTTTATATGGTTTTTTATCTTTAGAAGACAAAGAATTATTTTTAAAATTGTTAAGCGTTTCAGGAATTGGGCCTAAATCAGCAGTGGCAATTATGGCTGCTGAAGATACTGATTCTTTAGCTAGTGCAATTCAAAATGGAGAAGTAAAATACTTAACTCGCTTTCCTGGAGTGGGGAAGAAAACCGCTTCTCAAATTGTTTTAGATTTAAAAGGAAAATTAGGCAATTATGTGAAGAAAGCTGTTCCAAGTGCTGATCTTTCACCAAGTCTGCAAGATGCTTTGCTTGCTTTAGTTGCTTTGGGTTATACGCAAAAAGAAGTTGATCGAATTACACCAAAGCTTGCAAAGTTGCCTGAAAATACGGCAGACGGTTATGTTAAGGAAGCATTATCGTTATTGCTTAAAAAATAA
- the ruvB gene encoding Holliday junction branch migration DNA helicase RuvB: MKDVNDEERIIGAESSEEDETIELSLRPQLLAQYIGQDKVKSEMKIYIKAAKQRDEALDHVLLYGPPGLGKTTLAFVIANEMGVQLKSTSGPAIEKAGDLVALLSELNPGDVLFIDEIHRLAKPVEEVLYSAMEDFYIDIVVGEGQTTHAVHVPLPPFTLIGATTRAGQLSAPLRDRFGIIEHMQYYSVADLEKIIQRSSIVFNTKIDPEAAIELARRSRGTPRVANRLLKRVRDFAEVKGEEAISLATTKHSLHLLEVDDEGLDQTDRKLLRMMIENYGGGPVGIKTIAANVGEDTDTIEEVYEPYLLQKGFITRTPRGRSVTQKAYLQLGYPPKKAE; the protein is encoded by the coding sequence GTGAAAGATGTGAACGATGAAGAGCGAATTATAGGCGCTGAAAGCAGTGAAGAAGATGAAACGATTGAACTTTCGTTGCGTCCGCAATTACTAGCTCAATATATTGGACAAGATAAGGTTAAAAGCGAGATGAAAATCTACATCAAGGCTGCTAAGCAGCGGGATGAAGCTTTAGACCATGTTTTGCTTTATGGACCCCCTGGTTTAGGTAAAACTACTTTAGCCTTTGTAATTGCTAATGAAATGGGGGTACAGTTAAAGAGTACGTCAGGTCCTGCGATCGAAAAAGCGGGAGACTTAGTAGCACTTCTTTCAGAATTAAATCCTGGGGATGTCTTATTCATTGATGAAATTCACCGACTAGCCAAACCTGTTGAAGAAGTTTTATATTCAGCAATGGAAGACTTTTATATTGATATTGTTGTTGGAGAAGGACAAACAACGCATGCTGTCCATGTCCCCCTACCTCCTTTTACCTTGATTGGAGCAACTACCAGGGCTGGTCAGTTATCAGCACCTTTAAGAGATCGTTTTGGAATTATTGAACATATGCAGTACTATTCTGTAGCTGATCTAGAAAAAATAATTCAAAGGTCTAGTATAGTCTTTAATACAAAGATTGATCCTGAAGCAGCAATTGAACTTGCACGTCGTTCTCGTGGAACGCCGCGTGTTGCTAATCGCTTGCTAAAAAGAGTTCGCGATTTTGCTGAAGTGAAGGGCGAAGAAGCTATTTCTTTAGCAACTACTAAACATTCACTTCATCTATTAGAAGTTGACGATGAAGGATTAGATCAAACCGACAGAAAACTTTTAAGAATGATGATTGAAAATTATGGCGGAGGCCCCGTTGGCATTAAGACTATTGCAGCTAATGTTGGTGAAGATACTGATACAATTGAAGAAGTTTATGAACCATATTTACTTCAAAAGGGATTTATTACTCGAACTCCTAGAGGAAGAAGCGTTACGCAAAAAGCTTATTTACAATTAGGATATCCACCAAAAAAAGCAGAGTAA
- the yajC gene encoding preprotein translocase subunit YajC encodes MRCNTLNTFFLAQSAAGMNNIFMIIAMIAIFVFFYFSMIKPQKKQQQERMKMMSELKKGDQVIMVDGLHGKVDSINDSDKTVVIDADGIFLTFERMAIRRVLPTAAAPVQDVKSNEAKEEKVETEDKTAENSKPEETTTSDKTENTDSEEK; translated from the coding sequence ATGAGGTGTAATACTTTGAATACATTTTTCTTAGCACAAAGTGCAGCTGGTATGAATAACATTTTTATGATTATTGCAATGATTGCAATTTTTGTTTTCTTCTACTTCTCAATGATTAAGCCACAAAAGAAGCAACAACAAGAACGTATGAAGATGATGTCTGAACTTAAGAAGGGCGATCAAGTAATTATGGTTGATGGTCTTCACGGTAAAGTTGATTCAATTAATGATAGCGACAAGACTGTTGTTATTGATGCAGATGGAATTTTCTTAACATTTGAAAGAATGGCTATTCGTCGTGTGCTTCCAACTGCTGCAGCTCCTGTTCAAGATGTTAAATCTAACGAAGCAAAAGAAGAAAAAGTTGAAACTGAAGACAAGACCGCTGAAAACAGTAAGCCAGAAGAGACAACTACTTCTGATAAAACTGAAAATACTGATTCTGAAGAAAAATAA
- the zwf gene encoding glucose-6-phosphate dehydrogenase has translation MKNIPVVMIIFGGSGDLAHRKLYPALFNLYQKGLIHDHFAVIGTARRPWSHEYLQEQVVEAIKESCDNFNEHDAKDFASHFYYQSHDVTDTDHYIALKELATKLDDKYQAQGNRIFYMAMAPRFFGTIATHINDQKLVGSGFNRLVIEKPFGHDLASAEKLNQEIGESFNEDSVYRIDHYLGKEMVQNIMPLRMTNPIVNNIWCKKYIANMQVTLAESLGVGTRGGYYETSGALRDMVQNHIFQIITLLAMPEPKALDSDHIHEAKQELLDSLVIPTPEMVKKHFSRGQYLASDDEVEYLKTDQVAPDSKVETFVAGEINFKKGPVAGVPIYFRTGKKMKDKVSRIDIVLHHMNNLYGNAHSNNISIIIDPRSEIFFTINGKKITSEGLRREHLSYKFSKEEMDQVPDGYERLLHDVFVADRTNFTHWSELKQYWKFVDAVEDAWQEENKDIKQLEQYPSDEFGTESSNHIFEKDSEHWIYR, from the coding sequence ATGAAAAATATTCCAGTTGTCATGATTATTTTTGGTGGCTCAGGTGATTTGGCTCATAGAAAGCTTTATCCAGCTTTATTTAACTTATATCAAAAAGGCTTGATTCACGATCATTTTGCTGTAATTGGTACGGCCAGAAGACCATGGAGCCATGAATATTTACAAGAACAAGTTGTCGAAGCAATTAAAGAAAGTTGCGATAACTTTAATGAACACGATGCTAAGGATTTTGCTTCACATTTTTATTACCAATCTCACGATGTAACTGATACGGATCACTATATTGCCTTAAAAGAATTAGCTACGAAACTTGATGATAAGTATCAAGCTCAAGGAAATCGTATTTTCTACATGGCAATGGCTCCAAGATTTTTTGGTACAATTGCAACTCACATTAACGATCAAAAACTAGTTGGTAGTGGCTTTAATCGTTTGGTAATCGAAAAACCATTTGGTCATGACTTAGCCTCTGCTGAAAAATTAAATCAAGAAATTGGCGAAAGTTTTAATGAAGATTCGGTATACCGTATTGACCACTATCTTGGCAAAGAAATGGTTCAAAATATTATGCCACTTAGAATGACGAATCCAATTGTTAATAATATTTGGTGCAAAAAATACATAGCAAATATGCAAGTAACTCTTGCGGAAAGCTTGGGCGTAGGGACTCGTGGTGGTTACTATGAAACTTCTGGTGCTTTGCGAGACATGGTACAGAATCATATTTTCCAAATTATTACTCTCTTAGCAATGCCTGAACCAAAAGCCCTTGATTCCGATCATATACATGAAGCAAAGCAGGAGTTGTTAGATAGCTTGGTAATTCCAACTCCAGAAATGGTCAAGAAACATTTTTCACGCGGACAATATCTAGCTAGTGATGATGAAGTAGAGTACTTAAAGACAGATCAAGTTGCTCCTGATTCTAAGGTAGAAACTTTTGTAGCTGGAGAAATTAACTTCAAAAAAGGTCCTGTAGCTGGTGTCCCAATTTACTTTAGAACTGGTAAAAAGATGAAGGACAAGGTTTCTAGAATTGATATTGTGCTTCATCATATGAATAATTTATATGGGAATGCTCACTCGAATAATATTTCAATTATTATTGATCCAAGAAGCGAAATTTTCTTCACGATTAACGGTAAAAAAATTACTTCTGAGGGCTTGAGAAGGGAGCATCTTAGCTATAAGTTCTCTAAAGAAGAAATGGATCAAGTTCCAGATGGTTACGAAAGATTGCTTCATGATGTCTTTGTAGCGGACCGTACTAACTTCACTCATTGGTCAGAACTAAAGCAATACTGGAAATTTGTTGATGCAGTTGAAGATGCATGGCAAGAAGAAAATAAAGACATTAAGCAGCTTGAACAATATCCAAGTGATGAATTTGGTACTGAATCAAGTAATCATATCTTTGAAAAAGATAGTGAACACTGGATTTACCGTTAA
- the dinB gene encoding DNA polymerase IV codes for MDLLPKNNTSRKIIHLDMDAFYASVEIRDNPNLKDKAVLIGGDPKKNKGHGVVATANYIARQYGVHSAMPAAKAVKLIPAEKLVIIQPNFEKYRAVSAEIHRLMHQMTDRVESVALDEAYLDVTKNKLHLDDPVRIATILQEQIYRKIGLTSSFGVSYNKFLAKMGSEYAKPFGRTVISPESALDFLARQKIEKFPGIGPKTQERLAKMGVYTGAELRKIPTEILIKKFNRMGYLIAQHAHGIDLRTVVTDSERNRKSIGIERTFNQSLFDENEALTRLRAYSSELEARLKKRHFLANCVVLKVRDVNFKTITKRRKLKQGTNDKIVIYDTGRALFETEKSMLSTGIRLLGLTVTDFEEHPVENLSLDIFEN; via the coding sequence ATGGACTTACTGCCTAAAAATAATACTAGCCGTAAAATTATTCACTTGGATATGGATGCTTTTTATGCGTCAGTGGAAATTCGCGACAATCCTAATTTAAAAGATAAAGCTGTTTTAATTGGTGGCGATCCTAAAAAAAATAAAGGACATGGTGTTGTTGCAACGGCCAATTATATTGCCCGACAGTATGGTGTTCATTCGGCTATGCCGGCAGCTAAGGCGGTTAAGTTAATACCAGCAGAAAAATTAGTAATTATTCAACCTAATTTTGAAAAATACCGTGCTGTATCTGCTGAAATTCATCGCTTGATGCATCAAATGACCGATCGAGTAGAGTCGGTAGCTTTAGATGAAGCTTATCTAGATGTTACTAAAAATAAGCTTCATTTGGATGATCCAGTTCGGATAGCTACAATTCTTCAGGAACAAATTTACCGGAAGATTGGATTAACGAGTTCATTTGGCGTGTCTTACAACAAGTTTTTAGCCAAAATGGGATCGGAATACGCTAAACCATTTGGTAGAACAGTAATTAGCCCAGAAAGTGCGCTTGATTTTTTAGCAAGACAAAAAATCGAAAAGTTTCCCGGAATTGGACCTAAAACGCAGGAAAGATTGGCCAAAATGGGAGTCTATACTGGGGCAGAATTAAGAAAAATTCCAACAGAGATTTTAATTAAGAAATTTAATCGGATGGGTTACTTGATTGCTCAGCATGCTCATGGGATTGATTTGCGTACAGTAGTAACTGATTCTGAAAGAAATCGTAAATCAATTGGGATTGAGCGAACTTTTAATCAAAGTTTATTTGACGAAAATGAAGCTCTAACTAGACTTAGAGCTTATAGCAGTGAACTTGAGGCTAGGCTGAAAAAGCGACATTTCCTTGCAAATTGTGTAGTTCTAAAGGTTCGTGATGTAAACTTTAAAACTATTACCAAAAGGCGAAAGCTAAAACAGGGAACTAATGATAAAATTGTTATTTATGACACGGGGCGTGCTTTATTTGAAACAGAAAAAAGTATGCTTTCAACAGGAATTAGACTTTTAGGTCTTACCGTAACAGATTTTGAAGAACATCCAGTTGAAAATTTATCGTTAGATATTTTTGAAAACTAA
- a CDS encoding DHH family phosphoesterase yields MATFDEIYEKIKEYPTIILHRHTSPDPDAIGSQAGLARSLRLAFPDKKILCAGENDEGDLIWINKMDKVTPEDYKGALVITTDTANTPRISNKNYDKGDLLIKIDHHPDVDPYADMSYVDPDAPAASEIIFDFLKAENLPITKEVAAALYAGIVGDTGRFMYPETSAHTFDVAAELTKTGINITDIAREIADVTFDEAKLQALAMDKMEIDPVGAAYTILMQDDLKKMGLTDDQANVAVSTPGRIKDVLAWNVFVEKPDGTFRVHYRSKGPVINHLAEKHDGGGHALASGANAKDMNEVKQVFDEVVEVTKKYNEEHGTNK; encoded by the coding sequence ATGGCAACTTTTGATGAAATCTATGAAAAAATAAAAGAATATCCAACAATTATTTTGCACCGTCACACTAGTCCTGATCCAGATGCTATTGGTTCTCAAGCTGGTTTAGCAAGATCATTAAGATTAGCTTTTCCAGATAAAAAGATCCTTTGTGCTGGTGAGAATGACGAAGGTGACCTAATTTGGATTAACAAAATGGATAAGGTTACACCTGAAGACTACAAGGGCGCTTTGGTAATTACGACTGATACAGCAAATACTCCACGTATCTCTAACAAAAATTATGATAAAGGTGACTTGTTAATCAAGATTGATCACCACCCAGATGTTGATCCATATGCGGATATGAGTTACGTAGATCCAGATGCACCAGCTGCTTCTGAAATCATTTTTGATTTCTTAAAAGCAGAAAATTTGCCAATAACTAAGGAAGTTGCAGCAGCTTTGTATGCAGGTATTGTGGGTGATACTGGTAGATTCATGTATCCTGAAACTTCAGCTCACACTTTCGATGTAGCAGCTGAATTAACTAAAACAGGAATTAACATTACTGATATTGCGAGAGAAATTGCGGACGTTACTTTTGACGAAGCAAAATTACAAGCTTTGGCAATGGATAAAATGGAAATTGATCCAGTTGGAGCAGCATACACAATTTTAATGCAAGACGATTTGAAGAAAATGGGATTAACTGACGATCAAGCAAATGTGGCAGTTTCAACTCCAGGTAGAATTAAAGATGTTTTGGCTTGGAATGTTTTTGTTGAAAAGCCGGATGGTACTTTCCGTGTTCATTATCGTTCAAAGGGCCCAGTTATTAACCATTTAGCAGAAAAGCATGATGGTGGTGGCCATGCATTAGCCTCTGGTGCCAATGCCAAAGATATGAACGAAGTAAAGCAAGTCTTTGATGAAGTAGTAGAAGTAACTAAGAAATACAATGAGGAACATGGCACAAACAAGTAG